One Thermoanaerobacter pseudethanolicus ATCC 33223 genomic window, TGGGTAGAAGTGAGGATTTAAACTCCATTGATGAAGTCAACCTTTACCAGTATTATCAAAATTGTATTAATACTTTGCCAATGGATATATATGTTGTAGGAAATGTGGACCCTAGATATGTAGAAGAGGTTTTTACAAAATATTTTTCTTTTCAAAGAGGACAGATACTAAATATTCCTTCCCCCAATATATATAAAGAGGTAAAGGAAGTAAAGTATGTGACAGAAAATTTAGAAGTAACACAGGGGAAGCTTACTCTTGGCTTTAGAACTAATGTACCGGCTAACAGTGAGGAATATTTTCCTCTTTTGGTATACAGTGGTGTGTTAGGAGGAGGACCTTTTTCTAAACTTTTTATGAATGTGAGGGAAAAGGCAAGCCTTGCTTATTATGCTTATTCAAGGCTAGAGAGATTTAGAGGTTTAATGGTGGTAAGTTGCGGCATAGAGATAGAAAATTACAACAAAGCTCTTGACATAATACTTAAACAGTTAAAAGAAATTGAAGAAGGTAATATCTCAGATTATGAATTAGATTCCACAATAAAAGCCTTAAAGACCTCTTTGAATGCAATGAAAGACAATGCTACTTCTAAATCTGACTACTATTTGTCACAAAAAATTGCAGGAGTAGATTTAAATATAGAAGAATTTATTAAAAAAGTAGAAAAGGTGACAAAAGAGGACGTAGTGGAAGTTGCTAAAAAGGTTAAATTAGATACGGTGTATTTTATGACCGGCAAAAAGGAGGAATAATTATGCAGCAGTTGTACAATGAGAGAATAGACGAAAAAATGCTTTTACAAGAATTGGATAATGGCCTAAAAGTGTATATAATGCCGAAAAGAGGTTATACAAAGCAGTTTGCAATATTTGCTACCCATTTTGGTTCTAATGACAGTAAGTTTATCGCTCCAGGGGATACTGATGTAACGGAGGTACCTGATGGGGTTGCACATTTTTTGGAACACAAAATGTTCGAAGAGGAAGAAGGTAGTATTTTTGAGCAGTTTTCAAAATTAGGGGCTTCAGCTAACGCTTACACTAATTTTACTACAACTGCTTATTTATTTGCGAGTACTGAAAACTTCTATGAAAATCTAAAACTTTTAGTAAAGTTTGTACAAAATCCTTATTTTACAGATGAAAATGTGGAAAAAGAAAAGGGAATAATAGCTCAAGAAATAAGGATGTATCAAGATGACCCCAATTGGAAAGTTTATTTTAACGCATTAGAGGCTCTTTATCATGTACATCCAGTTAGAAAGGACATAGCTGGCACAATTGAATCAATTTCTCAGATAAATAAAGAAATTTTGTATAAGTGTTATTACACATTTTATCATCCTGAAAATATGGTATTGTTTGCGGTAGGAGATATTGATATAGATAAAACTCTTGACATTATAAAAGAAAATGTGAGACAGGATAAAAAACAAGGAGAAATAAAAAGGATATATCCTAAAGAGCCTTTAAGCGTTTATAAAAAAGAAGTGATACAAGATATGCAAGTATCCATTCCTCTTTTTAATCTAGGTTTTAAAGATACAGATGTGGGTTTTGGTGGAAAGAAATTATTAAAGAAGAACTTAGAGATACAAATAGGGTTGGAAATGGCATTAGGCAGAAGTTCTGACTTGTATGAGAGGCTTTACAATGAAGGGCTTATTGACAGCACTTTTAGCTTTGATTACGGTGGAGAGATAGATTACGGTTATTCTATAATAGGAGGTCAATCTAAAGATCCTTTTAAAGTGAGAGATATCATTTTAAATGCAATAAATAATCTACAATTTTTAAAGGAAGAAGATTTTGAGAGAATAAAGAAAAAATACATAGGAAAATTTTTAAGAACATTTAATTCGGTCGATAGTATAGCTTACAGTTTTATAAACTTTTATATGAAAGAAATAAATTTACTGGATTATTTAGATGTGCTTTACAGTATAAGCTTTGAAGATGTTAGAGAAAGATTTCAAAATCATCTGAGAGAAGAGAATAGTGTACTTTCCGTTGTGAATCCTATAAAAAAATAAAAAAATCAGGCGCAAAGCCTGATTTTTTTATTTTTTTATAAAAATTTAGCAGGATTTTTTAAATTTATATAGAATAACATATTAAGTGGTGCAATGTGGTGGTAAGTGGGAGAATGTGAAATGAAAGTTTGGTGTTTTGTATGTTGATGGGTCAATACGAACACACAATTGATGCAAAGGGAAGGGTCATAATCCCCGCTAAATTCAGAGGAGAACTGGGGGATAGGTTTGTATTGACTAAAGGATTGGACAATTGCTTATTCGTATATTCACTGGAGGAGTGGAAAAATATTGAGGCCAAACTTAAAACTTTGCCACTTACCAAAAAAGACGCAAGAGCATTTACGAGATTTTTCCTAGCTGGAGCTGTGGAATGCGAAATTGATAAACAGGGAAGAATACTTATACCTGCTAATTTAAGAGAGCATGCCAAAATAGAAAAGGATGTTATATTTATTGGAGTTTCTACAAGGGTTGAAATTTGGAGTAAAGAGGTTTGGGAAGAATACTCTAACAATACAGATGTTTCTTTTGAAGAGATTGCTGAGCATCTTGACGAATTAAATATATAGGTGTGATAAAAAATGGAATACAGCCATAAAAGTGTTTTGCTTAAGGAGACAATTGAATATTTAAATATAAAACCAGAGGGAATATATGTAGATGGTACTTTAGGTGGTGGAGGCCATTCTGAAGAAATATTAAAAAGGCTTACCACCGGAAAGTTAATTGCGATAGATAGAGATTTAGATGCGATAAAGGCTAGCAAAGAAAGGCTTAAAAATTACAAAAATGCAGAGTACATAAATGATAATTTTAAAAATATAAAAGAGATACTTAAAAGTTTGAATATTGACAAGGTTGATGGCATCCTTTTGGATTTGGGGGTATCTTCTTATCAATTAGAAGAAGTTAAACGGGGTTTTTCTTATATGAAAGATGCTCCGATGGATATGAGAATGGACAAAAATTCACCTTTTTCTGCCTATGATGTGGTGAACAAGTATTCACAGCAAGAATTAGAAAGAGTGATAAGAGAATATGGAGAAGAGAAATGGGCATCACGTATTGCTAAATTTATTGTAAAAGAAAGAGAAAAAGGAGAAATAAAAACTACTTTTCAGTTAGTAGAGATTATAAAAAATGCTGTTCCTGCCTCTGCCAGGAGAGAAGGACCACATCCAGCAAAAAGAACATTTCAAGCCATACGAATAGAAGTCAATGAAGAACTTAAAGGTTTAGATAAGGCGATTGAGGATATGGTAGAGGTATTACGGGGGAAAGGGCGCATTGCGATAATCACATTTCACTCTTTGGAAGATAGAATTGTGAAGAATACTTTTAAAAAATTAGAAAATCCCTGCACTTGTCCACCTAATATGCCATGTACTTGTGGTAAAAAACCGGTAGTGAAGATTATAACAAAAAAACCGGTACTACCTTCCAAAGAGGAAATAGAAACAAATTCCAGGTCCCGTAGTGCAAAACTTAGAGTTGCGGAAAAACTGTAAGTTCTAAAAGAAATGGAGGTAGAATAAATTGATAGTAGCACAAAGAGAATATAATTACGAGTATCCCCCATATACCTCAGAAAAGAAAGAGCAAATAAGAAAAACTAAAAAAAATGCGAAATTAAAGAATTTACTTTTGGTGTTTTTTATAAGTTCTCTAAGCATTTTGATACTTTACAGGTATACTGTAATTTATCAAAGGTCAATTGCTTTAGACAAAATGGAAAAACAAGTACAATATGCAGAAAATTTAAATCAACAATTAAAAGCCCAAATTGCTTCTTTAACCAATCCCGCTCGAATTGAAGAGATTGCAAAAGAAAAATTAGGAATGCAATTGCCAGAAGAAAATCAGATAGTCTACATAAATGTGGGAGAAAAGCCTAAAGTAGCTGAAGAGAAAAAAGGTGAAGAGAAATCACAAGATAAAAGTAACTTTTTTATGAGGATATTGGGGGTGTTGAATAGATAGGGGGGATAATAAATATATCCAACCATATCTGTAAAGAGAAGAATTCTTTTTTTACTTTTTTTATCTTCTATAGTAGTTTTTGGACTTATACTCAGACTTTTTTGGATACAGGTAGTAAAAAGTGAAGATTATCAAAAGATGGCACTTCCTCAATGGACTTTAGAAGTATCTGTTAGTGGTAAAAGGGGAAATATATTTGATAGAAATGGCAAAGTATTAGCAGAAAATATAAGTGTTAATAAAATAAGTGTTATCCCTAAAGAAATACCTGATTCTCAAAGAGAAGCAGTAGCTGAAGCTTTAGCCCAAATATTAAATTTAGATAAAGGAAAAGTTCTTCAAAAGATTTCTAATAAAAACTTACAAGAAGTGTTAATTGCTAAACAAGTTGATGACGAAAAGGTAGCAGAGATAAGAAAGCTTAATATAGATGGAATAATAATTTCTGAGGACATGAAAAGATTCTATCCCAATAATACTCTTGCATCACATGTCTTGGGTTTTACTGGAATTGACAACCAGGGTTTAGATGGCGTTGAATTAGCATTTGACAACTTTTTAAGAGGTATTCCGGGAAGAATTTTTACTCCAATGGATGCTATAGGTAGAAAGATGGATGTGGGAGAGGAAGAGTATTTTGAACCTCTTCCAGGTTATAACGTAGTGCTTACAATAGATGAAACTATTCAGCATTTTGCAGAAAAGGCTCTTAACCAAGCGATGGTTCATTCTAAGCCTTCAAAAGGAGCAGTAGCCATTGTTATGGACCCCAAAACAGGGGAAATATTGGCTTTGGCTAATAGACCAAATTTTAATCCTAATAATCCTTTTGAAGGACCGCAGGAAGAATGGTATAAAGTTTGGCGAAATAAAGCTATTTCTGATTCTTATGAACCTGGTTCTGTTTTTAAGACAATTACTGCTTCTGCAGCTTTAGAAGAAAAACTTGTAGGTCTTAATGAACAGTTTTATTGTCCGGGCTATACTATAGTTTCTGGACATAGAATAAATTGCTGGGCTACCCATGGCAGTGAAAATTTTGTTCAAGGTGTTCAAAATTCTTGCAACGCAGTTTTTGTGACGTTAGGACAAAGGCTAGGAGTAGAAAAACTCTATAAATACATACATGATTTTGGATTTGGACAAAGGACAGGAATACTTCTTCCTGGTGAAGCTCCAGGTCTTGTATTGGCAGAAAGTAGTGTTGGGCCTGTTGAGTTAGCCACTAATTCTTTTGGGCAAGGTATTGCTGTGACGCCTCTTCAGATGATTACTGCTGTCTCCGCAATAGCCAATGGAGGAAAATTGATGCAACCTCTAATTGTGAAATCAATTGTAGATTCAAATGGAAAAGTAGTGAAGGAATTTAAACCAAAAGTAGTGAGGCAAGTCATTTCTGAACAGACCTCTTCTACAATGAGAGAAATACTAAAAAGTGTAGTGTCAGAGGGAACAGGCAAAGCAGGATATATTGAAGGATTTGATGTAGCTGGAAAGACTGGTACTACAGAAAAATATATGCCAGGCAAATATGTGGCATCTTTTATAGGTTTTGCACCAGCGGAGGATCCAAAAGTTATTGTGTTGGTGGTAATAGATGAGCCTAATAATCCGGAAACCCATTTTGGAAGCCAATTGGCTGCACCTGTAGTAAAGAGTATTTTAGAAGATACCTTAAGATATTTGGAAGTACAGCCAAGAGGAATAGAAAAACCTGCATCAGTTGTAGTACCGGATGTGAGGAATATGAAGCTTTATGAAGCAGAAAACATTATTTTATCGAATAAGCTTAACTTTATTATAGAAGGAAATGGAGATACTGTTTTTGACCAAATGCCTAAACCAGGAGCAATTGTAGAAGAAAACACACAAGTTATTTTGTACTTAAATGCTGAAAAAATACAAGAGGTAGTAGTTCCTGATTTAACTGGTAAAAGCGTAAAAGAAGCTACAGAAATTTTAAATTCTTTGGGGCTTAAAATAAGAATAAAAGGCAGCGGTTTTGCTGTGAATCAAAGTCCGAAAGAAGGCACGATTTTGAAAAAAGGCGAAACTGTAGAAGTGGAGTTTAGGCCTAAGGAAAAATAAACTTCCTCTATGCAAAATCTATAATTGTGCTATACTATTTAGTGGTGGTATGCTTTTTAGATATTTTTGTGAGGAGGCCTAACATGAAACTAATAGATATTTTGAAGGGTGTTAAGTGCGAGATAAAAGGAGATCCTAATATAGACATCAGTGGGGTGTGTTACGATTCCCGTAAAGCCAAAAAGAAATATTTATTTATTGCTATAAAAGGGTTTAAAACCGATGGTATTTTCTATGTGGAAGAGGCTATTAAAAATGGGGCAGTTGCAGTGGTAGCAGATAGGGAAATAAAAGAATATCCTGGCATTACAACAGTATTAGTAGAAGATGCTCGAGCTACCATGGCAAAAATAGCTTCTAATTTTTACAATAACCCCACCAGCAAACTTACTTTAATTGGTGTAACAGGAACAAATGGCAAAACCTCTGTTACTTATATGCTAAAAGCGATTTTAGAAAGGCAAAATAATAAAGTGGGCCTGGTGGGGACTATACAAAATATGATAGGGGATGAAGTGATACCTTCTGTACATACCACACCTGAATCGTTAGATTTGCAGGAGCTTTTTAGCATTATGGTGAACAAAGGTGTTAAGTATGTAGTTATGGAGGTATCGTCCCATTCTTTAGCATTAAATAGAGTAGACGAATGTGAATTTGATATAGCAATTTTTACCAACTTATCCCAGGACCATTTAGATTTTCACCAGAACATGGAAGAGTATGCTAAGACAAAGAGTAAGTTATTCAAGATGGCAAAGAGGGCGTCGGTTATCAATATAGATGATAAATACTCTTCTATGATGATTGAGAGTTCTAAAGCAAAGGTTTTGACTTATGGTATAGAAGATTTTGCTTATGTTATGGCAAAGGATATTAGGAATAGTTTAGATGGTGTAAAGTTTAAAGTTCAGATTGAAGATAAAAAAGAAGAGATGTCATTGAAAATTCCTGGTTTGTTTAATGTCTACAATGCTTTAGCTGCTATTACAGTGGCTGATTTTCTTGGTATTTCTTTGCGAAGTGTGAGAGAGGCTTTAAGTCAAGTTACAGTAAAAGGTCGATTTGAACCGGTGGAGACAGGAAAAGACTTTTATGTGTTCATAGATTATGCCCATACTCCTGACGGAATACAGAATATAATGGAAGCCTTGAAGGAATATAAAACTGGGAGAAAAATACTTCTTTTTGGTGCTGGAGGAGATAGGGATAAAACTAAAAGGCCTTTGATGGGAGAAGTTGCAGGAAAATATGCAGATTTTTGCATTTTGACATCAGACAATCCTCGTTCGGAGGACCCAAGAGAAATAATTTCACAAATTGAGGAAGGCATAAAAAAGACTAATTGCCCTTATGTTGTAATAGAAAATAGAAAAGAAGCGATAAGATACGCTCTGACTAATGCTCAAAAAGACGATGTAATAATATTAGCAGGCAAAGGCCACGAAACTTATCAAATTATAGGAAATAAGGTTATTCCCTTTGATGAGAGAGAAATAGTTAAAGAAATTTTGTCTGAAGGTGGTAATAAATGATGGAACTTTTAATAGATGAAATTGTAAGAGCCACAGAGGGAAAATTGATAAAAGGAAATTTAAAGGACAAAGTAATGGGAATTTCGACTGATTCGAGAAAAGTCAAAAAAGATGAATTATTTATCCCTTTGAAAGGGGAAAAATACGATGGAGAAGATTTCGTAAAAGATGCAATAGACAAAGGTGCTAGTGCAGTTATTACTGCGAGGTTGGATAATGTAGAATGTTTGAAAGATTTTTCAGTTAATGTCATTTACGTTAATGAGACTTTAGAAGCTTTGCATAAAATTGCTTCTTATTATAGAAAAAAATTCAATATTCCTTTTATTGCTGTGACAGGTAGCAGTGGAAAAACTACTACGAAAGATATGATTGCACAAATATTGTCTAAAAAGTATAAAGTTTTGAAAACAGAGGGAAATTTTAATAATGAAATTGGCTTGCCATTGACAATTTTTAATTTGGAAGATACTCATCAGATTGCGGTAGTGGAAATGGGAATGAATGGTTTTGGAGAAATTAGGAGGTTAAAGAATATTGCAGAGCCTCAAGTAGCAGTTTTTACAAATATAGGAGTTGCTCATATCGAAAAATTAGGCTCAAGAGAAAATATATTAAAAGCAAAAACTGAGTTAATTGAAAATTTTAAAGAGGAAAATGTGATTGTATTAAATGCAGATGATGATATGCTATCAAAAATTCCTCTGCAGTATTCAAGTAAGTATTACAGATATGGTATAAAAAGTGGAGAAATTAAAGCTTGCGATATAGAAAAAGAAGAAAAAGATATAAAATATACTTTAAAATATAAAAATTTGGCGAAAGAAATAAAGCTTTCGGTTCCTGGTATTCACAATGTGTACAATTCTCTTGCTGCAATTTGTGTTGGATTAGAGTTTGGTATTAATGTAGAGGACATGGCAGAGGCTTTAAAAGATTTTCAACCAGGCAAAATGAGACTTAATATAATAAAAATAGGTGATATAAAAATTATTGACGATGTATATAATGCTAATCCGGATTCTATGAAAGCAGCTTTAAGCGTATTAAGGGATTTACCTGCTAAGAGAAAAATAGCAGTTTTAGGAGATATGCTGGAATTAGGTGAGTATGCAGTAGAAGCCCACAAAGAAATAGGAAAATTGGTGGCAGATAGCCATATAGATATTTTGATAACCTCTGGTGATATGTCGAAATATATTGCAGAAGAATCCAAGGTTTGTGGGATGAAAGAGAATAATATTTTTGTTTGTAACACTAATAAAGAGGTTAATGAAATTTTGAAAGATATTATCAAAGAAGGGGATTCAATTTTAGTAAAAGGTTCAAGAGGTATGAAAATGGAACAAATAGTACAATTTTTACAGGAGAGGGTAAAGTAAAATGTTACAAAAGATAATTTTGGCTACAGTTGTTGCTTTTGTGCTAAGCTTGGCCTCTGGTCCTCTTTTTATACCTTATCTTAGAAAATTAAAATTTGGGCAAAAAGTAAGGGAAGATGGGCCTAAAAGCCACATAAAAAAATCTGGAACCCCTACAATGGGGGGAATAATGTTTATTACAGCCACAGTTATTTCTACTTTAATTTTTTCTCATTGGAATAAATATTTGGCTATTTTGTTATTAGGTTTTTTGGGATATGGTTTAATAGGATTTGCAGATGATTTTCTAAAGGTTTATTTTAAAAGGCCTTTAGGTTTAAAAGCGAGAGAAAAACTTATTGGACAGTTTTTACTTGCGATAATCATTTCATATTTTGCTCAAGAATATGTAGGAACAGAAGTGATTTTTCCTTTTTTAAAAACTACTATTGACCTTGGCAATTTTTATATTCCTTTTATAGTTTTTGTGATTGTAGGAACAGTAAACAGTGTAAACTTGACAGATGGGCTTGATGGATTAGCAGCAGGTGTATCTTTTATTGTTATGGCTTTTTTCACTATGACAGCTTTATTTTTAAATAATATAACTTATGGAGCGTTCAGTGCCGCTTTGACAGGAGGATTGCTAGGATTTTTGAGGTATAACCGTCATCCTGCGGAAATTTTTATGGGAGATACTGGTTCCTTAGCTATTGGAGGAGCTATAGCTACTGCCGCGGTTTTGACTAAATTGCCTTTGATTTTGCCCTTGATAGGTATTATTTATGTGGCTGAAGCTTTTTCAGTGATTATTCAGGTATTGTCTTTTAAATTGTTTGGTAAAAGAGTTTTTAAAATGAGTCCTTTACACCATCATTTTGAACTGTCAGGATGGCAAGAACAAAATGTAGTCTACGCTTTTTGGATTGTTACTTTAATTGCGATGTTTTTATCTTTTTATAGTTTAAGCTAAGGAGTGCAAATTATGGAACTAAAGGGTAAAAAAGTTCTTGTGGCAGGTTTAGGAGTTAGCGGAATAGCTTTGTGTAAAGTGTTGGACAGCTTGAAGGCGAAAGTAATAGCTTATGATGAAAAAGAATATGATGTATTAAAAGAAAATTTAGAAGAAATTAAAAGTTTGTCCATAGATTTTAGGTTTGGTAAATTCAAAAAGGAATTTTTAGAAGGTGTGGATTTGGTTGTTTTAAGTCCAGGTGTTCCTACTGATTCGGATATAGTAAAAACAGCACAAGAAAAGAAAATTGAATTATTGGGAGAAGTGGAGTTTGCATATAGGTTTTCTAAAGCTCCTATTTATGCAATTACAGGTACAAATGGCAAGACAACTACTACTTCTTTATTAGGAGAAATGTTTAAAAATACGGGGAGAAAAGTATATGTTGCTGGGAATATTGGTTATCCACTTATTTATGCTGTCATGGAAGCGGCAGAAGGGGATTTCATAGTAGCAGAGATTAGTAGCTTTCAATTAGAGACTATAAAAGAGTTTAAACCTAAAATAAGCTGTATAATAAATATTACTCCTGATCATTTAGACAGACATAAAACCTTTGAAAATTATAGGGATATAAAAGGAAGAATTTTTGAAAATCAACGAGAAGATGAATATACTGTTCTCAATTACGATGACCCTGTTACTTGGAGTCTAAAAAATAAGGCTAAATGCAGAGTTTTTCCTTTTAGTAGAAAAAGTTTATTAGAAAATGGGGCATATATAAAAGATGGAAGTATTTATATAAGTGTTAATGGAAATGCTGAAAAAATTATTGACATAGAGGAAATTTATATTCCTGGAGAACACAATTTAGAGAATGCATTGGCCGCTTCTTCAGTAGCATATCTTTCAGGGATTAGTGCAGATGTTATTGCAAATACTTTAAAGACTTTTAAAGGTGTAGAACATAGGATTGAGTTTGTTGATGAAATAAATGGTGTAAAATTTTATAACGATTCTAAAGGGACTAACCCAGACGCTTCAATTAAAGCAATACAGGCCTTAAAAACCCCTATAGTTTTAATTGCTGGTGGTTATGATAAAGGTAGTGAATTTGATGAGTTTGTAAAAGCCTTTAATGGGAAAGTAAAGAAATTGATTTTGATAGGGCAAACTGCAAAAAAAATCAGAGATACTGCAAGGAAGTATTCTTATCCTGAAGATGACATACTTTTTGCTGGTACCTTAGAAGAAGCTGTTAAAAAAGCTTATGAAAGTGCGAAAGAGGGAGATAGTGTACTTTTATCACCAGCTTGTGCCAGTTGGGATATGTTTAGGAATTTTGAGGAGAGGGGAAGAATCTTTAAAAAGGCAGTGGCAGAGTTGAGGAGGTAAAATAATGAAAAAAAAGTACCCTGTGGATTATGGCATTTTACTCACAGTTTTAATACTAGTCTCCATTGGTGTAATTATGGTCTTTAGTGCTAGTTCTGCCAGTGCTGAGTATATGTATAATGACCCTTATTATTTTTTAAAAAGGCAATTGTTATGGGTAATATTGGGTTTTTTTGCTATGGTTTTTATGATGAATTTTGATTACACTATTTTAAAAAAGTTAGCTGGTCCTTTACTTATTATTTCGATTGGATTGCTTATTGCAGTCTTGATTCCTGGAATAGGAGTTGAAAGGTATAATGCAACCAGATGGATAGGAGTTGGAAGCTTTACAATACAGCCTTCTGAAGTGGCAAAATATGCTCTTATTATATACTTGGCAAAATATTTTGACAAACATCCTGATTATGCAAAGAGTTTCAAAAAAGGAGTTATGCCTGTCTTAGGATTGGCAGGATTGTTTTTTGGTCTTATAATGTTACAGCCTAATTTTAGTACAGCTGGTATTATATTTATTGTGGCTGTAATAATTCTCTTTGTAGCAGGTGCTAAATTATCTTTTATGGGAGCTTTATTTGGAGCAGGAATTGGGGCAGCGGTCGTTGTTTTTTCATCTTTTGAGTATATACGGGAAAGGGTATTTACATTTTTAAATCCGTGGCAGGATATTCAAAAATCTGGGTATCAAATCGTACAATCCCTTTATGCATTAGGTTCTGGAGGACTGTTTGGAGTTGGACTTGGAGGAAGCAGGCAAAAACTTATGTATCTGCCTATGCCTCACAATGATTTTATATTTTCCATAATTGGAGAAGAATTAGGACTTGTTGGTACAGTCACTATACTTTTGATGTTTTTATACCTTATTTTGCGAGGTTTGAGAGTGGCAG contains:
- the yfmF gene encoding EF-P 5-aminopentanol modification-associated protein YfmF, producing MELIRKQLNNGINLYIDTTDKFKTVTINLYIHNQLGEEATKYALLPAVLKRGTSSIKTYKEMVKFLENLYGTTMAVSVYKKGERHLQQYRLELPQEEYIKENILEEGVKFLKELVFNPLTEGNAFNKDYVLQEKEIHKNLIDSRINDKTKYAVDRCYEEMCKGEPFAIFELGRSEDLNSIDEVNLYQYYQNCINTLPMDIYVVGNVDPRYVEEVFTKYFSFQRGQILNIPSPNIYKEVKEVKYVTENLEVTQGKLTLGFRTNVPANSEEYFPLLVYSGVLGGGPFSKLFMNVREKASLAYYAYSRLERFRGLMVVSCGIEIENYNKALDIILKQLKEIEEGNISDYELDSTIKALKTSLNAMKDNATSKSDYYLSQKIAGVDLNIEEFIKKVEKVTKEDVVEVAKKVKLDTVYFMTGKKEE
- the yfmH gene encoding EF-P 5-aminopentanol modification-associated protein YfmH, giving the protein MQQLYNERIDEKMLLQELDNGLKVYIMPKRGYTKQFAIFATHFGSNDSKFIAPGDTDVTEVPDGVAHFLEHKMFEEEEGSIFEQFSKLGASANAYTNFTTTAYLFASTENFYENLKLLVKFVQNPYFTDENVEKEKGIIAQEIRMYQDDPNWKVYFNALEALYHVHPVRKDIAGTIESISQINKEILYKCYYTFYHPENMVLFAVGDIDIDKTLDIIKENVRQDKKQGEIKRIYPKEPLSVYKKEVIQDMQVSIPLFNLGFKDTDVGFGGKKLLKKNLEIQIGLEMALGRSSDLYERLYNEGLIDSTFSFDYGGEIDYGYSIIGGQSKDPFKVRDIILNAINNLQFLKEEDFERIKKKYIGKFLRTFNSVDSIAYSFINFYMKEINLLDYLDVLYSISFEDVRERFQNHLREENSVLSVVNPIKK
- the mraZ gene encoding division/cell wall cluster transcriptional repressor MraZ produces the protein MLMGQYEHTIDAKGRVIIPAKFRGELGDRFVLTKGLDNCLFVYSLEEWKNIEAKLKTLPLTKKDARAFTRFFLAGAVECEIDKQGRILIPANLREHAKIEKDVIFIGVSTRVEIWSKEVWEEYSNNTDVSFEEIAEHLDELNI
- the rsmH gene encoding 16S rRNA (cytosine(1402)-N(4))-methyltransferase RsmH, with protein sequence MEYSHKSVLLKETIEYLNIKPEGIYVDGTLGGGGHSEEILKRLTTGKLIAIDRDLDAIKASKERLKNYKNAEYINDNFKNIKEILKSLNIDKVDGILLDLGVSSYQLEEVKRGFSYMKDAPMDMRMDKNSPFSAYDVVNKYSQQELERVIREYGEEKWASRIAKFIVKEREKGEIKTTFQLVEIIKNAVPASARREGPHPAKRTFQAIRIEVNEELKGLDKAIEDMVEVLRGKGRIAIITFHSLEDRIVKNTFKKLENPCTCPPNMPCTCGKKPVVKIITKKPVLPSKEEIETNSRSRSAKLRVAEKL
- the ftsL gene encoding cell division protein FtsL, with the translated sequence MIVAQREYNYEYPPYTSEKKEQIRKTKKNAKLKNLLLVFFISSLSILILYRYTVIYQRSIALDKMEKQVQYAENLNQQLKAQIASLTNPARIEEIAKEKLGMQLPEENQIVYINVGEKPKVAEEKKGEEKSQDKSNFFMRILGVLNR
- a CDS encoding stage V sporulation protein D yields the protein MYPTISVKRRILFLLFLSSIVVFGLILRLFWIQVVKSEDYQKMALPQWTLEVSVSGKRGNIFDRNGKVLAENISVNKISVIPKEIPDSQREAVAEALAQILNLDKGKVLQKISNKNLQEVLIAKQVDDEKVAEIRKLNIDGIIISEDMKRFYPNNTLASHVLGFTGIDNQGLDGVELAFDNFLRGIPGRIFTPMDAIGRKMDVGEEEYFEPLPGYNVVLTIDETIQHFAEKALNQAMVHSKPSKGAVAIVMDPKTGEILALANRPNFNPNNPFEGPQEEWYKVWRNKAISDSYEPGSVFKTITASAALEEKLVGLNEQFYCPGYTIVSGHRINCWATHGSENFVQGVQNSCNAVFVTLGQRLGVEKLYKYIHDFGFGQRTGILLPGEAPGLVLAESSVGPVELATNSFGQGIAVTPLQMITAVSAIANGGKLMQPLIVKSIVDSNGKVVKEFKPKVVRQVISEQTSSTMREILKSVVSEGTGKAGYIEGFDVAGKTGTTEKYMPGKYVASFIGFAPAEDPKVIVLVVIDEPNNPETHFGSQLAAPVVKSILEDTLRYLEVQPRGIEKPASVVVPDVRNMKLYEAENIILSNKLNFIIEGNGDTVFDQMPKPGAIVEENTQVILYLNAEKIQEVVVPDLTGKSVKEATEILNSLGLKIRIKGSGFAVNQSPKEGTILKKGETVEVEFRPKEK
- a CDS encoding UDP-N-acetylmuramoyl-L-alanyl-D-glutamate--2,6-diaminopimelate ligase; the encoded protein is MKLIDILKGVKCEIKGDPNIDISGVCYDSRKAKKKYLFIAIKGFKTDGIFYVEEAIKNGAVAVVADREIKEYPGITTVLVEDARATMAKIASNFYNNPTSKLTLIGVTGTNGKTSVTYMLKAILERQNNKVGLVGTIQNMIGDEVIPSVHTTPESLDLQELFSIMVNKGVKYVVMEVSSHSLALNRVDECEFDIAIFTNLSQDHLDFHQNMEEYAKTKSKLFKMAKRASVINIDDKYSSMMIESSKAKVLTYGIEDFAYVMAKDIRNSLDGVKFKVQIEDKKEEMSLKIPGLFNVYNALAAITVADFLGISLRSVREALSQVTVKGRFEPVETGKDFYVFIDYAHTPDGIQNIMEALKEYKTGRKILLFGAGGDRDKTKRPLMGEVAGKYADFCILTSDNPRSEDPREIISQIEEGIKKTNCPYVVIENRKEAIRYALTNAQKDDVIILAGKGHETYQIIGNKVIPFDEREIVKEILSEGGNK
- a CDS encoding UDP-N-acetylmuramoyl-tripeptide--D-alanyl-D-alanine ligase; amino-acid sequence: MMELLIDEIVRATEGKLIKGNLKDKVMGISTDSRKVKKDELFIPLKGEKYDGEDFVKDAIDKGASAVITARLDNVECLKDFSVNVIYVNETLEALHKIASYYRKKFNIPFIAVTGSSGKTTTKDMIAQILSKKYKVLKTEGNFNNEIGLPLTIFNLEDTHQIAVVEMGMNGFGEIRRLKNIAEPQVAVFTNIGVAHIEKLGSRENILKAKTELIENFKEENVIVLNADDDMLSKIPLQYSSKYYRYGIKSGEIKACDIEKEEKDIKYTLKYKNLAKEIKLSVPGIHNVYNSLAAICVGLEFGINVEDMAEALKDFQPGKMRLNIIKIGDIKIIDDVYNANPDSMKAALSVLRDLPAKRKIAVLGDMLELGEYAVEAHKEIGKLVADSHIDILITSGDMSKYIAEESKVCGMKENNIFVCNTNKEVNEILKDIIKEGDSILVKGSRGMKMEQIVQFLQERVK